In the genome of Oxyura jamaicensis isolate SHBP4307 breed ruddy duck chromosome 13, BPBGC_Ojam_1.0, whole genome shotgun sequence, one region contains:
- the LOC118173609 gene encoding rho GTPase-activating protein 24-like, protein MFEENPPSMYLTGSNHTEDSQETNTATGGALEAQENTGPIPGDTNNSHPPASEQPASPSSPQQHLACLRTLMSRQKAEYESRVASLEKRNRELQSEIKDMHSKLGQQRKQHSLVEMKMRNAERAKEDAERRNEMLQKEMEEFFETFGEINKWK, encoded by the exons ATGTTTGAGGAAAATCCTCCTTCAATGTACCTGACAGGGTCAAACCACACAGAAGACTCCCAAGAAACGAACACAGCCACAGGAGGTGCTTTGGAGGCTCAGGAAAACACGGGACCCATCCCAGGGGACACGAACAACAGCCATCCTCCTGCCAGCGAGCAACCAGcaagccccagctccccgcagcaGCACCTGGCCTGCCTGAGGACACTGATGTCCAGGCAGAAGGCAGAGTATGAATCCAGAGTCGCAAG CCTGGAGAAGCGGAACAGAGAGCTGCAGTCAGAGATTAAGGACATGCATTCGAAACTGGGACAGCAGCGCAAGCAGCACAGCCTCGTGGAGATGAAAATGCGAAATGCAGAGAGAGCAAAGGAAGATGCAGAGAGAAGAAACGAAatgcttcaaaaagaaatggaagagttTTTTGAAACCTTTGGGGAAATTAACAAATGGAAATAA